In Sphingomonas sp. SUN019, one genomic interval encodes:
- a CDS encoding HAD-IA family hydrolase has protein sequence MQAIIFDVDGTLAETEETHRAAFNLAFAEAGYAWCWSPDDYTALLTTTGGRERIGRHMTEIGVSPDPAVIAALHVRKNQLYADLIASGAVAPRPGVRELIAEARRDGIATAIATTTSRSNLIALLDRIFGPKAMHGFAAVICGEDVAAKKPDPEVYRRALAALGLRAPACVAIEDSANGLAAARACGIATVVTLSRYTIGEHFDGAALVRESLADDNGRVGIAELRALLTQMAAAV, from the coding sequence TTGCAGGCGATCATCTTCGACGTCGACGGGACTTTGGCCGAGACCGAGGAGACGCATCGCGCGGCGTTCAATCTGGCATTCGCCGAGGCGGGTTACGCGTGGTGCTGGTCGCCCGACGATTATACCGCGCTGCTGACGACGACGGGCGGGCGCGAGCGGATTGGCCGCCACATGACCGAAATCGGCGTGTCCCCCGATCCAGCGGTGATCGCGGCGCTGCACGTGCGCAAGAACCAGCTCTATGCCGATCTTATCGCGAGCGGCGCGGTGGCGCCGCGGCCAGGCGTCCGCGAGCTGATCGCCGAGGCGCGCCGTGATGGCATCGCAACGGCGATCGCCACGACCACCAGTCGATCCAATCTGATTGCTTTGCTCGACCGGATTTTCGGACCGAAAGCGATGCACGGGTTCGCTGCGGTGATCTGCGGCGAGGACGTCGCAGCTAAGAAGCCCGATCCGGAGGTGTATCGTCGCGCGCTGGCCGCGCTTGGTCTCCGCGCACCGGCGTGCGTGGCGATCGAGGATTCGGCCAACGGACTTGCAGCGGCGCGCGCCTGCGGCATCGCCACCGTCGTCACCCTTTCGCGCTACACGATCGGTGAGCACTTCGACGGCGCGGCGCTGGTGCGCGAGAGTCTTGCCGACGACAACGGGCGGG
- a CDS encoding ribulose bisphosphate carboxylase small subunit, whose translation MRITQGTFSFLPDLTDDQITAQVQYCLDHGWAVNIEYTDDPHPRNTYWEMWGIPMFDVPDAAGVMMALKDCRTAHAGSNYIRMSAFDSTYGWESLRLSFITDRPAEEPGFALERQETRGRQIAYTTRSYAALKPEGERYA comes from the coding sequence ATGCGCATCACGCAAGGCACCTTCTCGTTCCTGCCCGACCTGACCGACGATCAGATCACCGCGCAGGTGCAATATTGCCTCGATCACGGCTGGGCCGTGAACATCGAATATACCGACGACCCGCACCCGCGGAACACCTATTGGGAGATGTGGGGCATCCCGATGTTCGACGTGCCCGATGCGGCGGGGGTGATGATGGCGCTGAAGGACTGCCGCACCGCCCACGCCGGATCGAACTACATCCGCATGTCGGCGTTCGACAGCACCTATGGCTGGGAATCGTTGCGGCTGTCGTTCATCACCGATCGTCCGGCGGAAGAACCCGGTTTCGCGCTGGAGCGGCAGGAGACCAGGGGAAGGCAGATCGCCTACACCACGCGTTCGTATGCGGCGTTGAAGCCCGAGGGCGAGCGGTATGCGTAA
- the cbbX gene encoding CbbX protein — MNDAIDLRRDYAESGLDEELAQLDRELVGLAPVKRRIREIAALLLVDRARQKLGISTEAPTLHMSFTGNPGTGKTTVALRMAGILHKLGYVRRGHLVSVTRDDLVGQYIGHTAPKTKDVLKKAMGGVLFIDEAYYLYRPENERDYGQEAIEILLQVMENQRDDLVVVLAGYAERMETFFSSNPGFRSRIAHHIDFPDYEDGELVVIADTILDGQGYRLSDAARDTLGEYVALRRAQPHFANARSIRNALDRARLRQAVRLFDAPAAVTAEQLSTIEPEDIRASRVFGANEEAA, encoded by the coding sequence ATGAACGACGCTATCGACCTCCGCCGCGATTACGCCGAGAGCGGGCTGGACGAGGAACTGGCACAGCTCGACCGCGAGCTCGTCGGACTCGCGCCGGTCAAACGGCGGATCCGGGAGATCGCCGCGTTGCTGCTGGTCGATCGCGCGCGCCAGAAACTCGGCATATCGACCGAAGCCCCGACCTTACACATGAGCTTCACCGGCAACCCCGGCACCGGCAAGACCACCGTCGCGCTGCGGATGGCGGGAATCCTCCACAAGCTCGGCTATGTGCGGCGCGGACATCTGGTGTCGGTGACCCGCGACGATCTGGTCGGGCAATATATCGGCCACACCGCGCCCAAGACGAAGGATGTGCTGAAGAAAGCGATGGGCGGCGTGCTGTTCATCGACGAGGCCTATTACCTCTACCGCCCCGAAAACGAACGCGATTACGGGCAGGAGGCGATCGAGATATTGCTGCAGGTGATGGAGAACCAGCGCGACGACCTGGTCGTCGTGCTCGCCGGTTATGCCGAGCGGATGGAGACGTTCTTTTCCAGCAATCCCGGCTTCCGCAGCCGCATCGCGCATCATATCGATTTCCCCGATTATGAGGACGGCGAGCTGGTCGTGATCGCCGATACGATTCTGGACGGGCAAGGTTATCGCCTGTCGGACGCGGCGCGTGATACTCTGGGCGAATATGTCGCGCTGCGCCGTGCGCAGCCGCATTTCGCCAACGCGCGATCGATCCGCAATGCGCTCGATCGCGCCCGGCTGCGGCAGGCGGTGCGGCTATTCGATGCGCCTGCGGCGGTCACCGCCGAGCAGCTTTCGACGATCGAGCCTGAGGACATTCGCGCAAGCCGCGTGTTCGGGGCGAACGAGGAAGCGGCCTGA